In the Sarcophilus harrisii chromosome 3, mSarHar1.11, whole genome shotgun sequence genome, one interval contains:
- the LOC116422638 gene encoding collagen alpha-1(I) chain-like, with translation MGVTLVASGSEQVVSLDPQMHTRSHQHGIPPLDAAIADPGPSVCPPQHVAPPLHSFWGTKGQGGLCSTGLASLPKRDVRNQGMAVSSCRSSGGPQNMPGWTLGDPENIESFGVTVSRLSREKGPRWSTRPSPPSYRTNPGFLTPGLAHSRRRIDARVRDAEAAREPRALRGGSAGLRPGWRSGRRRGGGTAAREPSGSGPRRRGRQAGFPENSQKEQLLSADCMPGAGLGGGADGDGGSGGIRTRVLRSSEVRFRPRSAPPLPPPHPPGERPITPDRETEARPLAVRSRGKRFDMRRSSGPEARGADIPPGTRGGGRRRGQSAARTGARRVGRGANSAPRPPAPVGGSRAPPRRLSRPRRRGPGPGPGGAGARVRGRSGASPSDPGRVLRAAHSPLGRGEFHNHSGRERRRGAKNPGSGESGARMRARRAPSQTHTHFPRTWKVTQSRPKCSSKRASLQAGEGAGGGRRLPARSEAGARGGARCPGARRAGAGEGGGECQARRCRRSGPPRPPRAPRGQVLADAGSPPPPRGGRPPGPRPRRRRGQGRQGPLPETLPAGGPGRGAVRAASAGPRGRGWRPGARPSWRREVCLRPAARAGGSAPRFLSRAGAGWARDRGGGESWGAGPGPEPGRAGQGRGTARGRGGAGREGPPRAGAGVGPGRRGGGRARAQRRPVIFTRWHVQNAQLIAAGGQKFRFPLGAAGPGGPRPVAARPPAGASSGPGAREEGRTPGRARRVRADGCPRAGKLRAGEQVDAPSITAARPLRGPRGDNNRGSGRRAGADPGPPPPGQREAAAARAPGGKSSPRSGRVWPVGPTGRGPAAALPGPPRRSPPSRPGGPAGAGSAPHVLEASGAGPGSARPRAGPLPFPGRSLPPPRAPPHRRPGRVCGERG, from the exons ATGGGTGTGACCTTGGTGGCCAGTGGGAGCGAGCAGGTGGTCTCCCTGGACCCTCAG ATGCACACCCGGAGTCACCAACACGGCATCCCACCCTTGGATGCAGCCATAGCTGACCCGGGCCCCAGCGTGTGCCCCCCCCAGCATGTGGCTCCCCCCCTGCACAGCTTCTGGGGCACAAAGGGGCAGGGAGGTCTCTGCTCTACTGGG CTTGCCTCGTTGCCCAAGCGGGATGTCAGAAACCAGGGAATGGCTGTGAGCTCGTGTCGGAGCTCAGGGGGCCCCCAGAACATGCCGGGCTGGACCTTGGGGGACCCTGAGAACATCGAGTCATTCGGGGTCACAGTTTCACGGCTCTCAAGGGAGAAGGGACCTCGGTGGTCCACTCGTCCATCCCCCCCATCTTACAG GACGAACCCCGGCTTCCTGACTCcgggcctggcacacagtaggcgccGAATAGATGCTCGCGTGCGGGACGCGGAGGCGGCCCGGGAGCCTCGCGCCCTGCGGGGCGGGTCCGCAGGCCTGCGTCCGGGCTGGCGAAGCGGGAGGCGGCGCGGCGGGGGGACAGCGGCGCGAGAGCCTTCAGGGTCCGGGCCCCGCCGTAGGGGTCGCCAGGCCGGG TTTCCAGAAAACAGTCAGAAGGAGCAGTTATTAAGCGCCGACTGTATGCCGGGGGCCGGGCTAGGCGGCGGGGCGGACGGCGATGG TGGCTCGGGTGGGATTCGAACCCGCGTGCTTCGGTCAAGCGAGGTGAGGTTCCGGCCCCGGAGCGCaccgcccctcccccctccccaccccccggGAGAACGGCCCATTACTCCGGACCGAGAAACTGAGGCTCGGCCCCTCGCGGTGCGAAGTCGGGGCAAGCGATTCGACATGAGACGCAGCTCGGGGCCCGAGGCCCGAGGCGCCGACATCCCGCCGGGCACGCGGGGAGGCGGCCGCCGCCGGGGGCAGAGCGCAGCGAGGACGGGGGCACGGCGTGTTGGGCGGGGGGCAAACTCTGCCCCCCGGCCCCCCGCCCCCGTTGGGGGCTCACGGGCCCCTCCCCGCCGCCTTTCGCGCCCGCGGCGCCGGGGCCCAGGGCCGGGGCCGGGAGGGGCGGGGGCGCGGGTGCGAGGGCGGAGCGGAGCCTCGCCGAGCGATCCGGGCCGGGTTTTGCGCGCCGCCCACTCGCCGCTAGGCCGCGGAGAATTCCATAATCACAGCGGGCGAGAGCGGAGACGGGGAGCGAAAAATCCGGGATCCGGCGAGTCCGGGGCGCGCATGCGCGCCCGCCGCGCTCcatcccaaacacacacacatttcccccGGACTTGGAAAGTCACCCAAAGCCGCCCCAAGTGCAG CAGCAAGCGGGCGAGCCTGCAAGCGGGCGAGGGAGCGGGCGGGGGGCGGCGGCTGCCAGCCCGCTCCGAGGCAGGGGCGCGGGGCGGCGCGCGGTGCCCGGGTGCCCGGCGGGCAGgggctggggaagggggaggggagtgcCAGGCTCGGCGCTGCAGGCGGTCCgggcccccccgccccccgcgggCTCCCCGGGGGCAGGTGCTCGCTGACGCCGGCTCGCCGCCCCCCCCCCGCGGGGGCCGGCCGCCCGGACCCCGGCCCCGGAGGCGGCGCGGGCAGGGGCGCCAGGGGCCGCTTCCCGAGACTTTGCCCGCGGGCGGGCCGGGTCGGGGCGCGGTGCGCGCAGCCTCGGCCGGGCCGCGGGGGCGGGGCTGGCGGCCGGGGGCGCGCCCCTCCTGGCGTCGGGAAGTTTGTCTCCGGCCCGCAGCTCGGGCCGGCGGCAGCGCCCCGCGCTTCCTTTCCCGGGCGGGGGCCGGCTGGGCACGGGACCGCGGGGGCGGGGAAAGTTGGGGCGCGGGGCCGGGCCCGGAGCCAGGCCGAGCGGGGCAGGGGCGGGGCACCGCCCGGGGTCGCGGAGGGGCGGGGCGGGAGGGCCCGCCGCGGGCAGGGGCCGGGGTCGGGCCCGGGCGGAGGGGCGGGGGGCGCGCCCGGGCGCAGCGGCGGCCGGTTATTTTTACTCGGTGGCATGTGCAGAATGCGCAGCTGATCGCCGCCGGCGGCCAGAAGTTTCGCTTTCCCCTCGGTGCGGCGGGGCCGGGGGGGCCGCGCCCGGTggccgcccgcccgcccgcgGGGGCCTCCTCGGGGCCGGGGGCGCGGGAGGAGGGGCGGACGCCGGGCCGGGCCCGCCGGGTTAGGGCGGACGGCTGTCCCCGCGCTGGGAAGCTCCGGGCCGGGGAACAGGTGGATGCGCCGTCAATCACCGCGGCGCGGCCGCTTCGGGGGCCAAGAGGGGACAACAACCGCGGGTCTGGGCGGCGGGCGGGCGCGGACCCCGGCCCCCCGCCCCCGGGACAGAGGGAGGCGGCAGCTGCGCGCGCCCCCGGAGGGAAAAGTTCTCCCCGCTCCGGCCGGGTCTGGCCCGTCGGCCCGACAGGTCGCGGTCCCGCGGCGGCGCTCCCGGGACCCCCGAGGCGCTCGCCCCCTTCCCGGCCCGGGGGCCCGGCGGGAGCGGGGTCGGCGCCCCACGTGCTGGAGGCTTCCGGGGCCGGGCCGGGGTCCGCGCGGCCTCGGGCCggccccctccccttcccaggCCGCTCCCTGCCGCCGCCCCGCGCCCCGCCTCACCGGCGGCCAGGGAGAGTTTGCGGGGAGCGCGGCTGA